Genomic segment of Nitrospinota bacterium:
CTTATTCTGGCTGGTAGGGGGGGCTTTACTCCTTCCGCCTCTTGTTTTGCGCTCCATGCGGCTAGCTTTGACCAATGATCGGGGGTTGAATAAATAGTGGATAAATCAGTTAATGTTCTGATCACCGCGGCCTCAAGACGGGTTGCGCTGGTGCGCTCGTTCGGTGACGCTCTTGCCGAACTGGGGGTGAAAGGGAGTGTCATTGCCACCGATGTTGATCCGCTTTCAGCCAGCCTCGCTTTTTCACATAAAAATATTATCGTTCCCCTTTCCACTTCGCCGGACTATATAGATAAAATAAAACAGGTCTGCGAAAAAGAAAAGGTATCGCTTCTGATACCTACGATTGATGAAGAGTTGAATCTTTTTGGCAGGCACAAAAAGGATTTTGCCGAGATAGGGGTAAAAATCCCGGTTTCCGAAGAAGAGATCGGCGAGATATGTAACGACAAATACAAGACCTACTGCTTTTTCCGTGATAATAACCTTCCAATCGCGCAGACGTGGCTCCCCGATGAGATCAGAAAGATTGAGCCATCTTTCCCCCTCTTCATAAAACCTAGGATCGGACGAGGCGCCGTTAATGCCTATCCGGTCAAAAATCAGAAAGAGCTCGACTTCTTCCTGGATTACGTAAAGGATCCGGTCGTGCAGACATTTCTTCCTGGCGACGAATATACCGTTGACATACTTTGCGACTTCAGCGGGGAGGTAATTTCAGTTGTTCCCCGCCAAAGGCTCGTTATCAGATCCGGCGTATGCGACCGGGGACGCACAAAAAAGGATATGGATCTGATAAATACCAGCATCCATGTAGCCAAAACGCTTAAGATCATCGGCCCCGCAAATCTGCAATGCAAGGTACATAACGGAAAGATTACATTTTTTGAGGTAAACCCGAGGTTTTCCGGCGCCATTCAGCTCACCATCAAGGCTGGCGCAAACTTTCCTCGCATGATTCTGAAAATGATGAATGGCGGTATTGCTCCCATCATAGGTGAATTCGAGGAAGACCTTACAATGGTATCGTACGAAGAGAGCATTTATCATTACAGCAATGGTAAACACAAACCGACCGGGGAAAAAGGGAATTAAGCAGATACCAGGCGAAAAAAAAACCGCCCCCCTTTTCAAGGTAGCTTTGATTGGATGCGGGCGCATCGGATGGATGCTTGAAGACGATCCGCTTCGCGTAAAGCCTGCCACCCACGCGGGGGGATTTTCAAATCATCCAAAAACCAAGATCACATCCGCCTGCGATATCAACAAGACACGCCTTCACCAATTCGGCGAGCGGTACGGCATTGACAGCAATTCACTCTATACCGATTTTAAAGATCTACTAAAAAATGAAAATCCGGATATCGTCAGCATCGCTACATGGACAGAACATCACTGCGAAATGGTCATTGAATCCGCAAAAAATAAAAGCGTTAAAGGTATCTACTGCGAAAAACCGATATCACTTACCCTGAAGGAAGCCGAAAGGATGAATGCCGCGTGTAAAAAAAGGGGAATCCCTCTTGTAATCGGCCATGAAAGAAGATTCGATTCAAACTTCGTAAAAATCAAAAATATGATCGACGATGAAGTATTCGGAAAACTCCGCACTATCGTAGCTCACACGCTTTCCTCCCAGGTGCCGAAGCTTCCGGTTTCAAAATTTGCCGGCGGAACCCTGTTCCACGACGGGACACACCTTTTCGATCTGGTCCTCTATTTCGGCGGAGCCGCCGATTATGTGGTCGGATTTGACGAACGTGATTTCGGCAGAAAATATATCGAATCTACCGCCGTAGGATTCATAAAACTCAAGAATGGCGTTAACGTCCTTTTCGAGGGTGGAGGGAGAAGGAAGTATTTCAAATTCGACCTCGACATGCAGTTTGAACGCGGGCGGATACTTATCGGGAACTCCGGCATACATCTTTTCGGCTCCAAAAAAAGCAGGCACTATACCGGCTTTTTCGAGCTTGAGCCCATTCCTTACAAGGAGCCGAAAAACCGGAAGAACGCTTTCGTGGTCGCAGTCGATGAAATTGTAAGATCGATCAAAAACGGTCATGTTCCGAGATCAAACGGTGAGGAGGGAAAGAACAGCCTCGAATTGATACTTTCAATTTATAAATCAGCTTCCAAAGGTGGAAAGAAAGTTAAAATCGGAGGAAAAAATAGGGGATGAGTCCCAACTCAAACAATTCTGTCGTCATCATTCAGGCAAGGATAGGCTCCGAACGCCTCCCTGGAAAAAGTCTGCTTGATATTTGCGGGAAACCGCTGATAGAACGCGTAATCGAATCCGCAAGAGAGATTAAAAGCGTAAAAGTCCTTGTCCTCGCCACTACCTGGCTCGCCGAGGATGACCCTCTTGCAGAAGCCGGAAAAACGCTTGGATGCGAAGTGTTCCGCGGCGACCCCGAAGATGTACTTGCCCGATATCATAATGCCGCACAAAACTATAAAGCCGATACTATTGTACGCCTTTGCGGCGACAGCCCGATAATTGATACCGAATACATGGACAGGATGGTTATCGAACATCTTGAAAAGGGAGCGGATCTGACCTGCAATATCTCCCCTCTTCCTCTCGGCCCCACAGGTTCCGTCGTATCTCGAAAAGCATTGGAAATCATGTTCCAAAAGGCCGATACAGGCTACCAACGGGAACATGTAACACCATACATCTCCGAGCACCGAAAGGAATTCAATATCCTAGAAATGACGGTACCAGTGCAATTTCATCGAAACTACAGGATGACCATTGATGAAACAGCCGACTTGGAAATGTTTAAAAAACTATATCACGCGTTTGAGACGGAAGGATTTGAACCTAATTATTCAAACGCCATTCATCTTCTCGACAATAATAGCGATATGAGCGGTATCAACCGAAGCGTTCCCCAAAGGGATTGGCGCAGGTAACATCTCTGCATCCCAATCATGCTACTAGTTCTTTATGTAATATATATGAAAAGCGAGCTTCGATGAAAATTCCGACGCAAAACGCCTTCTGGTCAGAAATTCACTCCAGTTTGTATTTTTGGATATATAAGAAATCGCTTCATCCGTTTTGTCCCTGAACTCCTTTTCAACCTTTTGCATTTTTTCAATTCTTCTACGATTATGTATTTCCGATTGAAATTTTCCAGCATTCATACTTTGAATTTCATACTCCTCGTCTATTGCTTTTTTAATGCTTTTCATTTCGGCTTCAATAACGAAATATCTTGAAGCCATTTCGCTAATTCTTTGTTTCTCATCAGATGAAAACCCGTCTTTTACTTCAATTTGAAAATACCTGTTTTGGCCTAGCAGTTTCATCAGCAAGCGGTGCATTTCATCTATTTTTGCTTCTGAAAAATCTCTTGCATCTCGAGACCCCTTTGAGACTTGAAACAGATCGTCAACGAATTTTTCATTCCAGGTAAACATAACAGAATTGCTATCTACGCCAACATCAAATGGCCCGTCCATTCTTCCCGTATTTACTTTGAAGTTCTTAAATTGCTCAGGATTGAACAGCTTGGTTGCATATGCGCTTGTTTTCAGTTGAATCTCGATTTGCCTGAAAAAAAGGGCCTTATCGTCAAGCTTTTTTGAAAGATAAAATAAAAGCGAAATCCCCGGCTTATAGTATCTGTCTCTCTCCTGGAATTTCAGAGTCAGATCCCTTGCTGTTTCATATTGGTTTTTCATCATCGCAAGCTCTGCCTTTGCATAATCAACGTCCCTGAATTTGGGAAAAACTGCGTCAAGTCTTTCAATTGTTTTCTCAAGTCCCTTGCTGTCACCTGCTTCGACCTGCAAAGCGGAAAGCTTATACAACCAAAATACATCTTTTGATTTTTCCGACATCTCAGCTAATTTATCCATGCGCTCGGCATTTGACCTGTATTTATTCCCTATCGCCATGTATTGATAACTGGAATAGGCATTTGGATAATAAAACACGAATAGTGACATAACTGAGATGAGCGAAAATCCAAATAGGGCTTTATTATATTTCGGATTCCAACTCCCAAACCATCTACTGCTCTCTGTTGCAGAAGAGTTAATAAGATAGACGGACATGGCCAAAATGGTAAAAAGCGGAATTCTAACTGCCAACTTTCGAGGTGCGAGGCTTACAAGAGATTGTACATGGTACGCAATTAGG
This window contains:
- a CDS encoding glycosyltransferase family protein codes for the protein MSPNSNNSVVIIQARIGSERLPGKSLLDICGKPLIERVIESAREIKSVKVLVLATTWLAEDDPLAEAGKTLGCEVFRGDPEDVLARYHNAAQNYKADTIVRLCGDSPIIDTEYMDRMVIEHLEKGADLTCNISPLPLGPTGSVVSRKALEIMFQKADTGYQREHVTPYISEHRKEFNILEMTVPVQFHRNYRMTIDETADLEMFKKLYHAFETEGFEPNYSNAIHLLDNNSDMSGINRSVPQRDWRR
- a CDS encoding O-antigen ligase family protein, which gives rise to MPLVMATFPGLLLHGGKFNYHFNYEITAQLTLILWAGILYSLLKSIDDLQLLIKVLGAIVIFVGVMAILDRFGINPVLGRWSPVLRPMSTFGNPNYFAGFLNILLPLFLALSLPGKIETSTGKAVVSKIEFDSENRFFISVLLVGWVALFFTMTRAAIFASMFSFIFVFLAIALTYADKEWLKKVSFFSLGIVALAVLVLALFTSYFHNLNDRVVNSFSGVGWMSRLFSWNTAIASIKSSPIVGYGLGSSHNLFFEFMSPDVRLYSGENDFGNAHSEILEYMQESGIIGLAVLLIFWTYIFIGMVKILRSTTSGLLLKKLAIGIIGCLIAYHVQSLVSLAPRKLAVRIPLFTILAMSVYLINSSATESSRWFGSWNPKYNKALFGFSLISVMSLFVFYYPNAYSSYQYMAIGNKYRSNAERMDKLAEMSEKSKDVFWLYKLSALQVEAGDSKGLEKTIERLDAVFPKFRDVDYAKAELAMMKNQYETARDLTLKFQERDRYYKPGISLLFYLSKKLDDKALFFRQIEIQLKTSAYATKLFNPEQFKNFKVNTGRMDGPFDVGVDSNSVMFTWNEKFVDDLFQVSKGSRDARDFSEAKIDEMHRLLMKLLGQNRYFQIEVKDGFSSDEKQRISEMASRYFVIEAEMKSIKKAIDEEYEIQSMNAGKFQSEIHNRRRIEKMQKVEKEFRDKTDEAISYISKNTNWSEFLTRRRFASEFSSKLAFHIYYIKN
- a CDS encoding Gfo/Idh/MocA family oxidoreductase, producing MVNTNRPGKKGIKQIPGEKKTAPLFKVALIGCGRIGWMLEDDPLRVKPATHAGGFSNHPKTKITSACDINKTRLHQFGERYGIDSNSLYTDFKDLLKNENPDIVSIATWTEHHCEMVIESAKNKSVKGIYCEKPISLTLKEAERMNAACKKRGIPLVIGHERRFDSNFVKIKNMIDDEVFGKLRTIVAHTLSSQVPKLPVSKFAGGTLFHDGTHLFDLVLYFGGAADYVVGFDERDFGRKYIESTAVGFIKLKNGVNVLFEGGGRRKYFKFDLDMQFERGRILIGNSGIHLFGSKKSRHYTGFFELEPIPYKEPKNRKNAFVVAVDEIVRSIKNGHVPRSNGEEGKNSLELILSIYKSASKGGKKVKIGGKNRG
- a CDS encoding ATP-grasp domain-containing protein, encoding MDKSVNVLITAASRRVALVRSFGDALAELGVKGSVIATDVDPLSASLAFSHKNIIVPLSTSPDYIDKIKQVCEKEKVSLLIPTIDEELNLFGRHKKDFAEIGVKIPVSEEEIGEICNDKYKTYCFFRDNNLPIAQTWLPDEIRKIEPSFPLFIKPRIGRGAVNAYPVKNQKELDFFLDYVKDPVVQTFLPGDEYTVDILCDFSGEVISVVPRQRLVIRSGVCDRGRTKKDMDLINTSIHVAKTLKIIGPANLQCKVHNGKITFFEVNPRFSGAIQLTIKAGANFPRMILKMMNGGIAPIIGEFEEDLTMVSYEESIYHYSNGKHKPTGEKGN